In the Nitrospirales bacterium LBB_01 genome, one interval contains:
- a CDS encoding adenylosuccinate synthase, with protein sequence MANIIVVGAQWGDEGKGKVVDCLTEKANVVARYQGGHNAGHTVVIGNEQFILHLIPSGILHKEKLCVMGNGLVIFPEALIEEIEELRKRKVEVGDNLKVSKNAHMIMPYHAIMDGIKESKKGDKKIGTTGRGIGPAYADKIARSGIRISDLYWPELFKEKITNNLVEINFLLKNLYNEEPLDAVAIYDTYMRYAQALAQHVDDTDVIIDNAIKAGKQILFEGAQGTMLDIDHGTYPYVTSSSACAGGAMTGLGVGPKTIDEVLGVVKAYTTRVGGGPFPTELENNVGELLREKGGEYGATTGRARRCGWLDLVVLRHAVRVNGLTGLIITKLDILDGFDKIDVCVSYKYKGKILNDFPKELPVLEACEPLYEQFDGWTESSSNVQSFAKLPKNARAYLKMIEEKLGVPIVIISTGKTRDDIIYLKDFQTTR encoded by the coding sequence ATGGCAAATATAATAGTGGTAGGAGCACAGTGGGGCGATGAGGGAAAGGGTAAGGTGGTTGACTGCCTTACGGAAAAAGCCAACGTAGTTGCTCGTTACCAAGGTGGACACAATGCAGGACACACGGTAGTTATCGGCAATGAGCAGTTTATACTTCACCTAATCCCATCAGGGATTCTCCATAAGGAAAAGCTCTGTGTTATGGGCAACGGACTTGTAATCTTTCCTGAGGCGTTGATAGAAGAGATAGAAGAGCTTAGAAAGCGTAAGGTGGAGGTTGGTGACAATCTGAAGGTAAGTAAAAACGCACACATGATAATGCCCTACCACGCCATAATGGATGGGATAAAAGAATCCAAAAAGGGAGATAAAAAAATAGGCACAACAGGGCGTGGCATAGGGCCAGCTTATGCCGATAAGATTGCGCGCTCAGGCATCCGGATTTCAGACCTATACTGGCCGGAACTGTTTAAGGAAAAGATTACAAATAATCTTGTTGAGATAAATTTTTTGTTAAAAAACCTTTATAATGAAGAGCCGCTGGATGCTGTAGCAATTTACGATACATACATGCGCTATGCTCAAGCGCTTGCCCAGCACGTGGATGATACCGACGTAATCATTGACAACGCTATTAAAGCAGGAAAACAAATACTGTTTGAGGGCGCACAGGGTACAATGCTTGACATAGACCACGGAACCTATCCGTATGTAACGTCATCCAGCGCTTGTGCCGGAGGGGCGATGACAGGTCTGGGAGTGGGGCCAAAAACTATTGATGAGGTGCTTGGCGTTGTGAAGGCTTACACGACCCGCGTGGGAGGCGGCCCCTTTCCAACTGAATTGGAAAACAACGTGGGTGAACTGTTAAGGGAAAAAGGCGGTGAGTACGGAGCTACCACAGGACGGGCGCGTCGTTGTGGATGGCTTGATTTGGTTGTTCTTAGGCACGCTGTAAGGGTAAACGGACTAACTGGACTTATCATAACAAAACTGGACATACTTGACGGCTTTGACAAAATAGACGTCTGTGTCAGCTATAAGTATAAAGGGAAAATATTAAACGATTTTCCTAAAGAGCTGCCGGTGCTTGAGGCATGTGAGCCGTTGTATGAACAGTTTGACGGTTGGACGGAAAGTTCAAGCAACGTACAATCTTTCGCTAAGCTCCCTAAAAATGCCAGAGCCTATTTAAAAATGATTGAGGAAAAACTTGGCGTACCCATAGTTATTATCTCAACCGGTAAAACAAGAGACGATATTATTTATCTTAAGGATTTTCAGACTACAAGATAG
- a CDS encoding HypC/HybG/HupF family hydrogenase formation chaperone produces the protein MCLAVPSKIVSIHNHLSVVDVLGVRREISLLLMPEAVSVGDYVLIHAGFAIQRVDETAAMETFRFFRETGALST, from the coding sequence ATGTGTTTAGCAGTGCCGTCAAAAATAGTGAGCATACATAATCATCTATCAGTAGTTGATGTTTTAGGGGTGCGGCGGGAGATAAGTCTGCTCCTGATGCCTGAGGCTGTCTCTGTTGGGGATTATGTGTTAATTCATGCTGGATTTGCAATACAGAGAGTTGATGAGACAGCAGCTATGGAAACTTTCAGATTTTTCAGGGAGACTGGAGCACTCAGTACATAA
- a CDS encoding TRAM domain-containing protein — translation MKPYGFTYEGVFVGLILGIMVLGSEYFLKKLKIGKIVGGITGLVLGITLGRLIIFPIRNLVGAYPVISYMIEAFTGYTGLLIGLMRGENLSASSIIRLFRGQGLEENLKILDTSSIIDGRIADVCDTGFLDGIFIVPQFILQELQHIADSSDSMKRSRGRRGLDVLHRIQKLSTITVRLIEEDFPKIKEVDSKLVALAKMMNAKIITTDFNLNKVAQLHDVSVLNINELANALKPVVLPGETMKVFIIKEGKESNQGVAYTEDGTMVVVENARKMIGKNIEVAVTSVLQTTAGRMIFSKPANEY, via the coding sequence ATGAAGCCCTACGGGTTTACCTATGAGGGCGTGTTTGTAGGGCTGATACTGGGAATTATGGTTCTGGGCAGCGAATATTTTCTTAAGAAACTAAAGATTGGAAAAATTGTAGGCGGAATAACCGGTCTTGTTTTGGGAATAACGCTTGGCAGACTAATAATTTTTCCTATCAGAAATCTCGTAGGTGCCTATCCTGTAATATCGTACATGATAGAGGCATTTACGGGTTACACGGGTCTCCTAATCGGTCTTATGAGGGGCGAAAACCTTTCAGCCTCCAGTATTATAAGACTTTTCAGAGGCCAAGGGCTGGAGGAGAATCTTAAAATTCTTGATACCAGCTCCATAATTGACGGACGTATTGCCGATGTTTGCGACACAGGGTTTCTGGATGGGATTTTCATTGTGCCCCAGTTTATTCTTCAGGAGCTGCAGCACATAGCGGATTCCTCAGACTCAATGAAAAGAAGCCGCGGCAGACGCGGTCTTGACGTTTTGCACAGGATACAGAAACTCTCTACCATAACCGTACGGCTTATTGAGGAGGATTTTCCAAAAATCAAAGAGGTTGACTCCAAACTTGTGGCGCTTGCTAAGATGATGAACGCTAAGATTATTACTACAGATTTCAATTTAAACAAGGTAGCTCAATTACACGATGTTTCGGTTTTAAACATCAATGAGCTTGCAAATGCCCTTAAACCTGTGGTGCTGCCCGGGGAGACTATGAAAGTGTTTATAATTAAAGAGGGTAAGGAATCCAACCAGGGAGTTGCCTACACAGAGGACGGCACAATGGTAGTAGTTGAAAACGCAAGGAAAATGATCGGCAAAAACATTGAAGTCGCCGTAACCAGCGTTCTTCAGACAACGGCTGGCAGGATGATATTTTCCAAACCGGCTAATGAGTATTAG
- a CDS encoding ComF family protein, protein MKLGLKIANAVARLFYPSKCPLCSNAGKDVSIAPICRDCWGAIERLKGGVCRLCSKPGLHPDVTICGDCYADRPRVSSLLAYSIYDGALKEAIHLFKFSKIFRFSTPLGKLLCELPIPEADVIVPVPLTRKRLNHRGFNQSLLLADKISKHTGIKLSIDLLLKKKETDSQTLLNKDDRKKALRGAFHVAKNIKNTRVILVDDVVTTGTTINECAKTLLKAGATHVTAVVLARTVDLSYK, encoded by the coding sequence ATGAAGCTGGGTTTAAAAATAGCTAATGCTGTAGCAAGGCTTTTTTATCCCAGCAAGTGTCCACTGTGTTCTAACGCAGGTAAGGACGTATCTATCGCTCCGATATGCAGGGATTGCTGGGGCGCTATAGAGAGACTTAAGGGGGGAGTGTGCCGCCTTTGTTCTAAACCCGGCCTTCACCCTGATGTTACTATATGCGGCGATTGTTATGCCGATAGACCCCGTGTATCCTCTCTGTTAGCTTATAGCATTTATGACGGGGCATTGAAAGAGGCTATACACCTTTTTAAGTTCTCCAAAATTTTCAGATTCTCCACTCCTCTTGGCAAACTCTTGTGTGAACTGCCAATTCCAGAGGCTGACGTCATAGTGCCAGTGCCATTAACAAGAAAGAGACTTAATCACAGGGGATTTAATCAAAGTCTCCTGCTTGCCGATAAAATTTCCAAACACACCGGTATTAAACTATCTATAGACCTATTGCTAAAGAAAAAAGAAACAGACAGCCAAACACTGCTTAACAAAGACGATCGTAAAAAGGCATTAAGAGGCGCATTTCATGTCGCTAAAAACATAAAAAACACTCGCGTCATCCTCGTTGACGATGTTGTAACCACAGGCACTACTATCAATGAATGTGCTAAAACTCTGCTTAAAGCCGGTGCCACTCATGTCACTGCCGTGGTGCTTGCAAGAACCGTTGACTTGTCATATAAGTAG
- a CDS encoding phosphoglycerate dehydrogenase, which yields MKVLVSDNISEMGLEILKKSGLDVDVKPGMNADELKSCIAGYDGIVIRSATKLTADVIELAEKLKVIGRAGSGLDNVDKAAATKKGIVVMNTPGGNTITTAEHTIALLFSIARKIPHATQSMKDGKWEKKKFMGVELFNKTLGILGIGNIGAQVAKRAIGLEMNVVGYDPFLSEETAMKLGIKKVSLDELFKESDFITVHTPMTPETKYVINEQSIAKMKKGVRLINCARGGIVDEKALYDAIKSGKVAAAALDVFEKEPPADLSLIALDEVVCTPHLGASTMEAQENVALAVAEQVADYLVNGTIRNAVNFPSIPQDKVGILKPYIDLAGRMGAFASQLVEHEVREINIELTGEASEIPEAAVVIAAVKGYLSPILEETVNFVNAPLIAKERGIDVKVTKSADSGAYSTMLTLKIKCDSTEHIFSGTLFSKKDPRIIRINNYSLELIPEGYMLFINNNDKPGVIGSIGMLLGESGINIARMSFGRESKGGMAVSVVSVDEDISSTIMGKIRNLPNILSVKKITIDM from the coding sequence ATGAAGGTTTTGGTAAGTGACAATATATCGGAAATGGGTCTGGAGATACTAAAAAAATCAGGGCTTGATGTTGATGTAAAGCCCGGCATGAACGCTGATGAGCTAAAGAGCTGCATAGCAGGTTACGACGGAATAGTGATAAGAAGCGCCACTAAACTTACTGCTGACGTAATAGAATTGGCAGAGAAACTCAAAGTAATCGGGCGGGCAGGCTCAGGGCTTGACAATGTTGACAAAGCCGCTGCCACTAAAAAAGGTATAGTTGTAATGAACACACCTGGCGGCAACACCATAACAACCGCTGAACACACTATTGCGCTGCTTTTTTCTATAGCCAGAAAAATCCCCCATGCGACGCAATCAATGAAAGACGGCAAGTGGGAAAAGAAAAAGTTTATGGGCGTGGAGCTTTTTAATAAAACACTTGGGATACTGGGTATCGGTAATATCGGTGCTCAGGTGGCTAAGAGGGCTATTGGACTTGAGATGAATGTTGTGGGCTATGATCCGTTTTTAAGTGAAGAGACCGCAATGAAACTTGGCATTAAAAAGGTGTCTCTTGATGAGCTTTTTAAAGAATCAGATTTTATAACTGTGCACACCCCTATGACGCCAGAGACTAAGTACGTTATTAATGAGCAGAGTATCGCAAAGATGAAAAAAGGTGTGCGGCTGATAAACTGTGCCCGTGGCGGCATAGTAGATGAAAAAGCGTTGTACGATGCTATAAAAAGCGGTAAGGTGGCTGCCGCTGCGCTTGACGTGTTTGAAAAGGAGCCGCCCGCTGACCTTTCCCTCATTGCGCTTGATGAGGTGGTTTGCACGCCGCATCTTGGAGCATCCACTATGGAGGCTCAGGAAAACGTCGCCTTAGCTGTAGCCGAACAGGTAGCAGATTACCTTGTCAATGGTACGATTAGAAATGCCGTAAATTTCCCGTCAATTCCACAAGACAAAGTCGGCATCTTGAAGCCATACATAGACCTTGCCGGCAGAATGGGCGCTTTTGCCTCTCAGTTAGTAGAGCATGAGGTGAGAGAAATAAACATTGAGCTAACAGGCGAGGCATCGGAGATACCAGAGGCGGCAGTTGTTATAGCTGCAGTAAAGGGTTATCTAAGTCCAATTTTAGAAGAGACCGTGAACTTTGTAAATGCTCCGTTAATAGCCAAAGAGCGCGGAATAGACGTAAAGGTTACAAAAAGCGCCGACTCTGGCGCCTATAGTACAATGCTCACATTGAAAATAAAATGTGACAGCACTGAGCATATTTTTTCTGGCACATTGTTTAGCAAGAAAGACCCGCGTATAATAAGGATTAACAACTATTCTCTTGAGTTAATCCCAGAGGGGTATATGCTTTTTATAAACAACAACGATAAACCCGGCGTAATAGGGAGCATCGGGATGCTGCTTGGTGAAAGCGGAATAAACATAGCCCGCATGTCCTTTGGCAGAGAGTCAAAGGGAGGTATGGCTGTATCAGTAGTAAGCGTGGATGAGGACATAAGCAGCACAATTATGGGCAAGATTCGAAATCTTCCCAACATACTAAGTGTTAAGAAAATAACCATAGATATGTAA
- a CDS encoding hydrogenase maturation nickel metallochaperone HypA, translating to MHELHIAQNILDNAVTHCLQSGCSLIESVTVELGLASGVTSEGLSLAFDAVKVGTIAETSTLITEKVTPQCVCKHCAKTFEPVDRFVLICPVCNSTDVSATKGFELHLLYVEAV from the coding sequence ATGCACGAATTACATATTGCTCAAAACATACTTGATAATGCTGTAACTCACTGCTTACAGAGTGGTTGCAGCCTAATTGAATCGGTAACTGTAGAGTTGGGTCTTGCCTCAGGCGTGACCAGTGAGGGGCTTAGCCTTGCATTTGATGCTGTAAAAGTAGGGACGATTGCCGAGACATCTACACTTATTACAGAGAAAGTCACACCACAATGTGTTTGTAAACACTGTGCTAAAACATTTGAGCCCGTTGATAGATTTGTACTGATCTGCCCTGTGTGTAATTCTACGGATGTGTCAGCCACTAAGGGTTTTGAGCTGCATTTGCTTTATGTAGAAGCAGTCTGA
- a CDS encoding thioredoxin fold domain-containing protein codes for MKAIKMVTLFVVLAVCAYANVAGAAGKDDIPIDAAMRVGMGKNVVIEFDDPDCPFCRKLNTYLNTRKDITRYIFFVPLKNLHPLAEAKVRSILCSKNPWKTLEETFAGKHDSDTPPACTSKSVTETINIHQSIATRLGVESTPFLIVNGQPVHGADINLIESIIGPAMR; via the coding sequence GTGAAGGCAATTAAAATGGTTACTCTATTTGTTGTGTTGGCAGTGTGTGCTTATGCTAATGTTGCAGGTGCTGCTGGAAAAGACGACATCCCAATAGATGCAGCTATGCGGGTTGGTATGGGGAAAAATGTAGTCATCGAGTTTGACGACCCGGATTGCCCGTTTTGCAGAAAACTAAATACTTACCTGAATACGAGAAAAGATATAACAAGATATATATTCTTTGTGCCGCTTAAAAACTTACACCCGCTTGCTGAGGCCAAAGTGCGCTCAATTCTATGTTCAAAAAACCCATGGAAAACACTTGAGGAAACCTTTGCCGGAAAACATGACAGTGACACACCGCCTGCTTGCACAAGTAAAAGCGTTACAGAAACTATCAATATCCATCAATCTATAGCTACACGGCTCGGCGTTGAGAGCACCCCGTTCTTAATCGTAAATGGACAGCCAGTTCATGGTGCTGATATTAATCTGATTGAAAGCATAATTGGGCCTGCAATGAGATAA
- a CDS encoding 2-C-methyl-D-erythritol 2,4-cyclodiphosphate synthase encodes MIRVGIGYDSHKFVKGRKLIIGGVEIPFEYGLAGHSDADVLTHSIIDAIIGAAGLGDIGKLFPDTDPKWKDADSVAMLTTVIEKITAMGFVVGWIDSVVITEEPKLSPHIESMKTAISKSGISCGCINIKAKTNEKMGFIGRGEGIAAMATCVIAMQKNDS; translated from the coding sequence GTGATTAGGGTTGGAATCGGGTATGACAGCCACAAATTTGTAAAGGGCAGGAAACTAATCATAGGCGGCGTTGAAATCCCGTTTGAATATGGCCTTGCGGGGCACTCGGATGCAGACGTTTTAACCCACAGCATAATTGATGCGATAATAGGGGCAGCAGGGCTTGGCGATATAGGCAAGTTGTTTCCCGACACTGACCCAAAATGGAAAGATGCCGACAGCGTTGCCATGCTGACGACTGTTATAGAGAAAATTACTGCAATGGGATTTGTGGTTGGCTGGATAGACAGTGTAGTAATAACTGAGGAGCCAAAACTCTCCCCTCACATAGAGAGCATGAAAACAGCCATATCAAAATCCGGTATATCTTGTGGATGTATCAACATAAAAGCAAAAACCAACGAAAAAATGGGTTTTATCGGAAGAGGTGAGGGCATAGCCGCTATGGCCACTTGCGTTATTGCGATGCAAAAAAATGATTCCTGA
- a CDS encoding alanine--glyoxylate aminotransferase family protein yields the protein MLKRYLLAPGPTPVPPEALLAMAMPMIHHRAPDFIPILDSAREGLKWLYQTKNDVLILSCSGTGGMVASVTNFFNKDDKVLVINGGKFGERWLKIAKAYGLNPIELKVNWGYSVKPDDVADALKKDSAIKGVFIQATETSTAVNHDIEVIGKIVKNHDAIFVVDAISSLVAHDLKTDDWSVDIMVGGSQKGLMLPPGLAFVSVSEKAWKMAEISKLPHYYFNLKVERQKQSENQTNFTSPVTLIIGLNECIKILEKEGLQNVFDRHTRLANATRAAARALGLGLYAKENPSNAVTAIEAPEGVDGQKIYKVLRETYGVTCAGGQDAAKGKIFRIAHLGYADRFDIITAVSAIEMTLRKLGAPVELGKGVAACEELLF from the coding sequence ATGTTAAAAAGGTATTTGTTAGCACCAGGGCCCACACCAGTGCCGCCGGAGGCGCTTCTTGCCATGGCAATGCCCATGATTCATCACAGAGCTCCGGATTTCATCCCAATCCTTGACTCGGCACGCGAGGGGCTAAAGTGGCTCTATCAGACAAAGAACGATGTTTTAATCCTTAGTTGCAGCGGAACCGGAGGGATGGTTGCCTCTGTCACCAATTTCTTTAACAAAGACGACAAAGTTCTGGTAATAAACGGCGGCAAGTTTGGAGAGAGATGGCTAAAAATCGCTAAGGCTTATGGACTTAATCCCATAGAGTTAAAAGTTAATTGGGGGTATTCCGTCAAACCGGATGATGTGGCGGATGCGCTCAAAAAAGACAGCGCTATAAAGGGCGTTTTTATTCAGGCAACCGAGACCTCAACCGCCGTTAATCACGACATAGAGGTTATCGGTAAAATCGTAAAAAACCATGACGCCATATTTGTAGTTGACGCCATAAGCTCTTTGGTTGCCCATGATTTAAAAACAGATGACTGGTCTGTAGATATAATGGTTGGAGGGTCGCAAAAGGGTCTTATGCTGCCCCCCGGACTTGCCTTTGTAAGTGTGTCGGAAAAAGCATGGAAAATGGCAGAAATCTCAAAGCTCCCCCACTACTACTTTAACCTGAAGGTGGAAAGACAGAAACAGAGCGAAAATCAGACCAATTTTACATCTCCGGTAACCCTGATTATAGGGCTTAACGAGTGTATTAAAATTCTTGAGAAAGAGGGACTGCAAAATGTCTTTGACCGCCACACCAGACTTGCAAATGCAACACGAGCTGCTGCACGTGCGCTTGGGTTAGGATTGTATGCCAAAGAAAACCCAAGCAATGCGGTGACTGCTATAGAGGCCCCTGAGGGAGTTGACGGACAGAAAATCTATAAAGTTCTTAGAGAAACCTATGGCGTGACCTGTGCCGGTGGACAGGATGCCGCTAAGGGGAAAATATTCAGAATCGCACACCTTGGATATGCCGACAGGTTTGACATTATTACGGCTGTCTCGGCTATTGAGATGACTTTAAGGAAACTTGGAGCCCCAGTTGAGTTAGGAAAAGGTGTAGCGGCTTGTGAGGAGCTTCTCTTTTAA
- the ispD gene encoding 2-C-methyl-D-erythritol 4-phosphate cytidylyltransferase translates to MSTIAIIPGAGQGSRFNSEKNKIFHTICGKPVVAYVFEVLQKLDIIDEIIPVLRDCDIRDGELIIEKYVISKVKKIAPGGLIRQQSVLNAIKLIDDKNACVVIHDGARPFVSPELVTGCINALNECDGVVAAVNIKDTVKKVKDNLFVEKTLKRQELMAVQTPQVFRFGTIYNAYERALNDNLEFTDDTSAVEHYGGRIKIVPSFYGNIKITTKEDMDYAEFIVSRGGFSR, encoded by the coding sequence ATGTCAACAATTGCGATAATTCCGGGAGCCGGCCAGGGGAGCAGGTTTAACTCCGAAAAAAATAAAATATTTCATACTATTTGCGGAAAACCGGTAGTTGCGTACGTTTTTGAGGTGTTACAAAAACTTGACATCATTGACGAAATCATCCCTGTGCTGAGGGATTGTGATATTAGAGACGGAGAGTTGATAATTGAGAAATATGTTATAAGTAAGGTTAAAAAGATAGCACCGGGCGGCCTGATTCGCCAACAATCTGTACTTAATGCTATTAAGTTAATTGATGATAAAAATGCGTGTGTTGTAATCCATGACGGAGCACGACCGTTTGTAAGCCCTGAGTTAGTTACAGGGTGTATAAATGCCCTTAATGAGTGTGACGGGGTGGTGGCAGCCGTAAACATTAAGGATACGGTAAAGAAAGTTAAAGACAATTTGTTTGTTGAAAAAACATTGAAACGACAGGAACTGATGGCAGTTCAAACGCCGCAGGTTTTTCGTTTTGGGACAATTTATAACGCCTATGAGAGGGCACTTAACGATAACCTTGAATTTACCGATGACACATCAGCGGTGGAACACTACGGAGGTAGAATAAAAATTGTACCATCTTTCTATGGAAACATAAAGATTACTACGAAAGAGGATATGGACTACGCTGAGTTTATCGTATCAAGGGGAGGTTTTTCTCGGTGA
- the hypF gene encoding carbamoyltransferase HypF, which translates to MVKRTQITVSGTVQGVGFRPYVYNLAKSCGLSGFVTNTSSGVKIEIEGEETDSFIERLLKNPPPLSHIDNISSLTLAPNGSNDFKILESVTEASAFTMLSPDISICEDCLRELFTPSDRRYLYPFINCTNCGPRYTITKTIPYDRVNTTMSDFTMCNDCQYEYDDPENRRFHAEPNACPRCGPSVEFLSVTNAYQPAMKNPITNAIEYLKAGAILAVKGLGGYHLCCDALNEDAVNRLRSKKRKGNKPFAMMSPDVAAIEEFAHVSVKEREMLESPQRPVVLLKKKTAALPFAVSGQNMAYGFLLPYTPLHYLLFYRQSGFSTDRQPNFKALVMTSGNLSGEPIIFDNEEALQKLFDVADAFVIHNRDIHMGIDDSVLSVRADNTVNLIRRARGFVPSPIILSHEGPEVIAYGGDIKNTFTLTKGRYAIQGPHTGDMEHIDTIEFFKAHLKQMTFIYNVEPVYLACDMHPGYFSSSSCILNPHIEKTTVQHHHAHFGSVAAEHNLRDKAIGVLLDGTGFGTDGNMWGGEFLIADVYDFKRIAHFKYVPLPGGSQAIKEPRRMAVSYISDVFKKDAPDVLNHFGFMDRHGREFIENLMRIIPLKEFSPMSSSAGRLFDAVSSMLSLTDINTFEAEAALALESIIDESHTATYPFQITTDGVIDFSLTISAIVTDILNSVDKGKISAAFHNTVVAAICETVNNISIKHNIGNVVLSGGTFQNAFLINKTTERLKSAGLNVYVNEKVPCNDGGLSLGQAYIVRERAQCLSSKHIRVDNYP; encoded by the coding sequence GTGGTTAAAAGGACTCAGATAACAGTTAGCGGCACAGTTCAGGGGGTGGGTTTCAGGCCGTATGTGTATAATTTGGCAAAGTCCTGCGGATTAAGTGGTTTTGTAACAAATACCTCATCAGGCGTAAAAATAGAAATTGAGGGAGAGGAAACCGATAGTTTTATAGAGAGACTTTTAAAAAATCCACCTCCCCTTTCTCATATTGATAACATTAGCTCGTTAACACTTGCCCCTAATGGCAGCAATGATTTTAAAATTCTTGAAAGTGTTACAGAAGCATCCGCCTTTACCATGCTCTCCCCTGATATTTCAATCTGTGAGGATTGTCTCAGAGAACTCTTTACGCCTTCTGACAGAAGGTATCTGTATCCTTTTATTAATTGCACTAACTGCGGCCCCAGATACACGATAACTAAAACCATCCCCTACGACAGAGTAAACACAACGATGTCTGACTTTACGATGTGTAATGACTGCCAGTATGAGTACGATGACCCAGAAAACAGGCGGTTTCATGCAGAGCCTAACGCCTGTCCCCGATGCGGCCCATCGGTTGAGTTTCTCTCCGTGACTAATGCTTATCAACCTGCCATGAAAAATCCCATCACAAACGCAATTGAATACTTAAAGGCTGGGGCGATCCTTGCTGTTAAAGGTCTTGGCGGCTATCACCTCTGCTGTGACGCTCTAAATGAGGATGCGGTTAATAGATTAAGGAGCAAAAAAAGAAAAGGCAACAAGCCCTTTGCCATGATGTCGCCGGATGTTGCGGCTATTGAGGAGTTTGCCCATGTTTCAGTCAAAGAACGGGAAATGCTTGAAAGTCCTCAAAGACCTGTTGTGCTGCTAAAGAAAAAAACCGCCGCCCTACCCTTTGCTGTAAGCGGTCAGAACATGGCTTATGGATTTTTGCTACCCTACACGCCGCTTCATTATCTTTTGTTTTATCGTCAGAGCGGATTTTCAACAGACAGACAGCCTAATTTTAAGGCGCTGGTTATGACAAGCGGTAATCTCTCCGGTGAGCCGATAATTTTTGACAATGAGGAGGCGCTCCAAAAATTATTTGATGTGGCAGACGCCTTTGTTATACACAACAGGGATATTCACATGGGAATAGATGACTCGGTGTTAAGCGTACGTGCTGATAACACGGTAAATCTCATCAGAAGAGCGCGTGGGTTTGTGCCGTCACCGATTATCCTATCTCATGAGGGCCCGGAGGTTATAGCTTATGGAGGAGACATAAAAAACACCTTTACACTGACTAAAGGCAGGTACGCTATACAAGGGCCTCATACCGGAGATATGGAACATATTGATACAATTGAATTTTTTAAAGCTCACCTTAAACAGATGACATTCATTTATAATGTAGAGCCAGTATACTTGGCATGTGATATGCACCCGGGATATTTTTCGTCCTCAAGCTGCATCTTAAACCCTCATATTGAAAAGACCACTGTCCAGCACCATCACGCACACTTTGGTTCAGTGGCAGCCGAGCATAATTTAAGAGACAAGGCAATCGGCGTACTGCTTGACGGCACTGGGTTTGGCACTGATGGCAACATGTGGGGCGGAGAGTTTTTAATCGCAGATGTTTATGATTTTAAACGGATAGCGCATTTTAAATATGTGCCTCTTCCCGGAGGCTCTCAAGCCATCAAAGAACCGCGTAGGATGGCCGTAAGTTACATAAGTGACGTCTTTAAGAAAGATGCCCCTGATGTGCTTAATCATTTTGGATTTATGGATAGACACGGGCGGGAGTTTATAGAAAATCTGATGCGTATTATTCCGCTTAAAGAGTTCAGCCCCATGTCCTCAAGTGCCGGACGGCTATTTGATGCTGTGTCCTCAATGCTGTCCCTTACCGATATAAACACTTTTGAAGCTGAGGCCGCATTGGCTTTAGAGTCCATAATTGATGAGAGTCATACTGCTACTTACCCGTTTCAAATCACAACTGATGGCGTAATTGATTTTTCATTAACCATCTCCGCAATCGTTACCGATATACTAAACTCGGTGGACAAAGGTAAAATATCCGCCGCATTTCATAACACTGTTGTAGCAGCAATTTGTGAGACGGTTAACAATATAAGCATAAAGCACAATATAGGAAATGTTGTTCTAAGCGGGGGCACTTTTCAAAACGCTTTCCTTATCAATAAAACGACTGAAAGGCTTAAGAGCGCTGGTTTGAATGTCTATGTAAATGAAAAGGTGCCGTGTAATGACGGGGGACTGTCTCTTGGTCAGGCATATATTGTAAGAGAGCGGGCACAATGTTTAAGCTCTAAGCATATACGTGTTGACAACTATCCGTAG